In a genomic window of Burkholderiales bacterium:
- the purB gene encoding adenylosuccinate lyase yields the protein MTLSSLTALSPLDGRYHAKVERLRAWFSEAALIRLRVKVEIEWLLALAAEPAIRELPAFSPATVQALRELAERFGLEDAAAVKAIEARTNHDVKAIEYWIRERLSGNPEAERASVFIHFACTSEDINNLAYGLMLQGAREEVLLPLIRRLEAALAELAHRLADQPMLARTHGQPASPTTLGKEMANVAYRLRRARRRVESVTLTGKMNGAVGNYNAHLAAYPDFDWEGFARRFVEGLGLAFNPYTIQIEPHDAMAELFDALAAANTVCIDLDRDLWGYIALGYFRQRAEAEEVGSSTMPHKVNPIDFENSEGNLGLANALLRHLSDKLPVSRWQRDLTDSTVLRNVGVALGHSVLGFEALLQGLDKLEANPARLEEDLDGAWEVLAEAVQTVMRRHGLPDPYEQLKRLTRGKGTLTRAALHQFIRDLPLPEPEKERLLRLTPRDYTGLAARLARRI from the coding sequence ATGACCCTTTCTTCCCTCACGGCCTTGTCCCCGCTGGACGGCCGCTACCATGCCAAAGTGGAGCGCCTGCGGGCCTGGTTCAGCGAGGCGGCCCTGATCCGGCTGCGGGTCAAGGTGGAGATCGAGTGGCTGCTGGCCCTCGCGGCCGAGCCCGCCATCCGGGAGCTTCCCGCCTTTTCTCCCGCCACGGTGCAGGCGCTGCGGGAGCTCGCGGAGCGCTTCGGTCTCGAGGACGCCGCGGCGGTGAAGGCGATCGAAGCGCGCACCAACCACGACGTCAAGGCCATCGAGTACTGGATTCGGGAGCGGCTCTCCGGCAACCCGGAAGCAGAGCGCGCCTCGGTTTTCATCCATTTTGCCTGCACCTCGGAAGACATCAACAACCTAGCCTATGGCCTGATGCTGCAAGGCGCGCGGGAAGAGGTGCTGCTGCCCCTGATCCGACGGCTGGAGGCGGCGCTTGCGGAGCTCGCCCACCGGCTGGCCGACCAGCCCATGCTGGCCCGTACCCACGGGCAGCCCGCCTCTCCCACCACCTTGGGAAAGGAGATGGCGAACGTAGCCTACCGGCTGCGTCGGGCGCGCCGCCGCGTCGAGTCGGTGACGCTCACCGGCAAGATGAATGGGGCGGTGGGCAACTACAACGCCCACCTGGCGGCCTACCCGGACTTCGACTGGGAAGGCTTCGCCCGGCGTTTCGTGGAAGGCCTGGGCCTCGCCTTTAACCCCTACACCATCCAGATCGAGCCCCACGACGCCATGGCCGAGCTGTTCGACGCCCTGGCCGCCGCTAACACCGTGTGCATCGACCTAGACCGGGACCTGTGGGGCTACATCGCCTTGGGCTATTTCAGGCAGCGGGCGGAGGCCGAGGAGGTGGGCTCCTCCACCATGCCCCACAAGGTGAACCCCATCGACTTCGAGAACTCGGAGGGGAACCTGGGACTCGCCAACGCGTTGCTGCGGCACCTCTCGGACAAGCTCCCCGTCTCCCGCTGGCAGCGGGATCTCACCGACTCCACGGTGCTGCGCAACGTGGGCGTCGCCTTGGGCCACAGCGTGCTGGGCTTCGAGGCCCTGCTCCAGGGGCTCGACAAGCTGGAGGCCAACCCGGCTCGGCTCGAGGAGGACCTGGACGGGGCGTGGGAAGTCCTGGCGGAGGCGGTACAGACGGTGATGCGCCGCCATGGGCTTCCCGACCCCTACGAGCAGCTCAAGCGGCTCACCCGGGGAAAGGGGACCCTCACCCGGGCTGCGCTGCACCAGTTCATCCGGGACCTCCCGTTGCCCGAGCCGGAGAAGGAGCGGCTGCTCAGGCTCACGCCCCGGGATTACACCGGGCTCGCGGCCCGGCTCGCCCGCAGAATCTAG
- a CDS encoding hypothetical protein (possible pseudo, frameshifted), translating into MFEHLREASLKGLMDIGFDGYAIGGLSVGEPKEERLRVLDHMAARLPAERPRYLMGVGTPADIVEAIARGIDLFDCVLPTRNARNGWVYTRRGVVKLRNSRYRADLSPLDEECDCYTCRTFTRAYLHHLQRVNEILGARLNTLHNLHYYQRLMREAREAIQQGRYAEYAAAFNRAPLEA; encoded by the coding sequence ATGTTCGAGCATCTGCGGGAGGCTTCCCTGAAAGGCCTGATGGACATTGGCTTTGACGGCTACGCCATCGGCGGGCTTTCCGTGGGCGAGCCCAAGGAGGAGAGGCTGCGCGTCCTGGATCACATGGCGGCTCGCCTGCCCGCCGAGCGCCCCCGCTATCTCATGGGCGTGGGCACGCCCGCCGACATCGTGGAGGCCATCGCCCGGGGCATCGACCTCTTCGACTGCGTGCTGCCCACCCGCAACGCCCGCAACGGCTGGGTGTACACCCGCCGGGGCGTAGTGAAGCTGCGCAACAGCCGCTACCGGGCGGATCTCTCCCCCCTGGACGAGGAGTGCGATTGCTACACCTGCCGCACGTTCACCCGGGCCTACCTGCACCATCTGCAGCGGGTGAACGAGATCCTGGGGGCCCGGCTCAACACCCTGCACAACCTGCACTATTACCAGCGGCTGATGCGGGAGGCCCGGGAGGCGATCCAGCAGGGCCGCTACGCCGAATACGCCGCTGCCTTCAACCGGGCGCCCTTGGAAGCGTGA
- a CDS encoding hypothetical protein (possible pseudo, frameshifted): MRFELIARDGAARRGRLVLAHGVVDTPAFMPVGTYGTVKAMSPAELKGLGAQMVLGNTFHLWLRPGLAVIEAHGGLHRFMGWDGPILTDSGGYQVFSLGPLRKISEEGVAFRSPVNGDRCFLTPEESMRIQRLLNADVAMVFDECTPYPAERSSRHGRRWNSAYAGQSAASGRSREARMRSSASFRAECSSICGRLP, from the coding sequence ATGCGGTTCGAACTGATCGCCCGGGACGGCGCCGCCCGCCGCGGCCGTCTCGTCCTCGCCCACGGGGTGGTGGATACCCCGGCGTTCATGCCGGTGGGCACTTACGGCACGGTGAAGGCCATGAGCCCGGCGGAGCTGAAAGGGCTGGGCGCCCAGATGGTGCTGGGCAACACTTTCCACCTGTGGCTGCGGCCGGGCCTCGCGGTGATCGAGGCCCATGGGGGGCTGCACCGCTTCATGGGCTGGGACGGCCCCATCCTCACCGACTCGGGCGGCTACCAGGTGTTCAGCCTGGGCCCGCTGCGCAAGATCAGCGAGGAGGGCGTCGCCTTCCGCTCCCCGGTGAACGGGGACCGGTGCTTCCTCACTCCCGAGGAGTCCATGCGCATCCAGCGCCTGCTCAACGCCGACGTGGCCATGGTCTTCGACGAATGCACCCCTTACCCCGCCGAGCGAAGCTCGAGACACGGGCGTCGATGGAACTCAGCCTACGCTGGGCAGAGCGCAGCAAGCGGGCGTTCGAGGGAAGCGAGAATGCGCTCTTCGGCATCGTTCAGGGCGGAATGTTCGAGCATCTGCGGGAGGCTTCCCTGA
- the yajC gene encoding preprotein translocase subunit YajC, whose translation MLIPQAFAQGAPATGGADWLSLLPLILIFVLFYFMLIRPQMKRAKEHKAMIEALQKGDEVVTAGGTLGRITKVGDGYVTLQVADNVEIQVQKQSIQLLLPKGTFKSAKGEG comes from the coding sequence GTGCTGATTCCCCAAGCCTTTGCCCAGGGCGCGCCCGCCACCGGAGGCGCCGACTGGCTGAGCCTGCTGCCCCTGATCCTGATCTTCGTCCTGTTCTACTTCATGCTCATCCGGCCCCAGATGAAGCGGGCCAAGGAGCACAAGGCGATGATCGAGGCGCTCCAGAAGGGGGACGAGGTGGTCACCGCCGGCGGCACCCTCGGCCGCATCACCAAGGTGGGAGACGGGTACGTGACCCTGCAGGTGGCCGACAATGTGGAGATTCAGGTGCAGAAGCAGTCGATCCAGCTCCTGCTGCCCAAGGGCACGTTCAAGTCGGCGAAAGGCGAAGGATGA
- a CDS encoding co-chaperone YbbN, producing the protein MSAHSLDVNASDFDAVVIEGSKRRPVLVDFWAAWCAPCRALKPILEKLAEEYQGRFLLAKVNSDDNPALAMRYGVRGIPNVKAFVDGEVRDEFSGALPESMVRQFIERLFPSRAEELRRQAAALRAAGRLEEALARLDEAQALEPENEGIKGDRAEILLDQGRAEEAKALLESLSIFARDEPRVAALVARAEFAGAERQDVEALRQRIAADPGDLEARLRLARHYASRGEYEPALAELLEVVRRDRGEAKEAARKTMLSVFDLLGKRGELVSKYRRLLASALY; encoded by the coding sequence ATGAGTGCCCATTCGTTGGACGTCAACGCATCCGATTTCGATGCGGTGGTGATCGAAGGCTCGAAGCGCCGGCCCGTGCTGGTGGACTTCTGGGCCGCGTGGTGCGCCCCTTGCCGGGCCCTCAAGCCCATCCTGGAGAAGCTGGCGGAGGAATACCAGGGCCGCTTTCTCCTGGCCAAGGTGAATTCCGACGACAACCCGGCGCTCGCCATGCGCTACGGCGTGCGCGGCATTCCCAACGTGAAGGCCTTCGTGGACGGGGAAGTGCGGGACGAATTCTCCGGCGCCCTTCCCGAGTCCATGGTGCGGCAGTTCATCGAGCGGCTCTTTCCTTCCCGGGCCGAGGAGCTGCGCCGCCAGGCGGCGGCGCTGCGGGCGGCGGGCCGGCTGGAGGAGGCCCTGGCGCGCCTGGACGAGGCCCAGGCCCTGGAGCCGGAGAACGAAGGGATCAAGGGGGACCGGGCGGAGATCCTCCTGGACCAGGGCCGGGCGGAGGAAGCGAAAGCCCTGCTGGAAAGCCTTTCCATCTTCGCGCGGGACGAGCCCCGAGTAGCGGCCCTCGTCGCCCGGGCGGAATTCGCCGGCGCCGAGAGGCAGGACGTGGAGGCCTTGCGCCAGCGCATCGCCGCCGATCCCGGCGACCTGGAGGCCCGGCTCAGACTGGCGCGCCACTACGCGAGCCGGGGGGAGTACGAGCCGGCGCTGGCCGAACTCCTGGAAGTCGTCCGCCGGGACCGGGGCGAGGCTAAAGAGGCGGCGCGCAAGACCATGCTCTCCGTCTTCGACCTACTGGGCAAGCGGGGGGAGCTGGTGAGCAAGTACCGGCGGCTGCTGGCGAGCGCCCTCTACTGA
- a CDS encoding membrane protein — protein MDLATLVDLLVHLDRHLVWVVENYGVWIYALLFLIVFCETGLVVTPFLPGDSLLFVAGALAAAGTMDVHWVVLLLVAAAILGDTVNYWVGKAVGPRVFHEEKARFFRKEYLDRTHRFYERHGGKTIVIARFVPIIRTFAPFVAGIGTMEYGRFLFYNVTGAVLWVVSLTYAGYYFGNLPWVKANLTLVILGIVLLSISPGIFEYLRQRAAARQ, from the coding sequence GTGGACCTCGCCACCCTCGTCGATCTCCTCGTCCATCTGGACCGCCACCTGGTCTGGGTGGTGGAAAACTACGGGGTATGGATCTACGCCCTGCTGTTCCTGATCGTCTTCTGCGAAACCGGGCTGGTGGTCACCCCGTTTCTTCCGGGCGACTCGCTGCTCTTCGTCGCCGGCGCCCTGGCCGCGGCGGGAACGATGGACGTCCATTGGGTGGTGCTACTGCTCGTCGCGGCCGCGATTCTGGGGGACACGGTCAACTACTGGGTCGGCAAGGCGGTGGGGCCGCGGGTGTTCCACGAGGAGAAAGCCCGCTTCTTCAGGAAGGAGTACCTGGACCGGACCCACCGCTTCTACGAGCGGCACGGGGGCAAGACCATCGTCATCGCCCGCTTCGTGCCCATCATCCGCACCTTCGCTCCCTTCGTCGCCGGCATCGGCACCATGGAGTACGGGCGCTTCCTGTTCTACAACGTGACGGGCGCGGTGCTGTGGGTCGTCTCCCTCACCTACGCCGGCTACTACTTCGGCAACCTGCCCTGGGTCAAGGCAAACCTCACCCTGGTAATCCTGGGCATCGTCCTGCTTTCCATCTCCCCGGGGATCTTCGAGTACCTGCGCCAGCGGGCGGCGGCGCGTCAGTAG
- the secD gene encoding protein translocase subunit SecD, whose amino-acid sequence MNRYPLWKYLLIGTILLIGVVYTLPNFFPEVPAVQVTPARSAAKADPALLERVEAALKTAGIPHQGAFLDPTGVKVRFTDTDTQLKAKDLLATQLGEQYVVALNLLSSSPRWLAAIRALPMYLGLDLRGGVHFLLQVDMKAAVERAAERYVNDLRTLLRENKIAYGGISRTGTTVQVRFRDPAARAEAVKLIEKNYPELLLREEAQGGELLLSATLRPEAEKRVQELALQQNLTTLRNRVNELGVAEPIIQQQGSDRIVVQLPGVQDTAKAKEILGRTATLEIRLVDETHDPLEAERTGNLPLGTELYRDRDGTPLLVKKSVVLTGERITDAQPGFDSRTGEPAVHVTLDGTGARIFKNVTRENVGKRMAILLIEKGQAEVITAPVIREEIGGGRVQISGRMNTEEARDIALLLRAGALAAPMEIVEERTVGPSLGRENIEKGFDSTLYGFVAIAAFMCVYYRVFGVIAVVALATNVFLLVAIMSMLQATLTLPGIAGIALTVGMAIDANVLIIERIREELKNGNTPQAAIHAGYQRAFDTILDSNITTLIAGFALFWLGSGPVRGFAVTLCIGILTSIFSAVMVSRAITNLIYGRQRRLERLPV is encoded by the coding sequence ATGAACCGCTACCCTCTCTGGAAGTACCTCCTGATCGGGACCATCCTCCTCATTGGGGTGGTCTACACCCTGCCCAATTTCTTCCCCGAGGTGCCGGCAGTCCAGGTCACGCCAGCCCGCTCCGCCGCCAAGGCCGACCCGGCCCTGCTGGAGCGTGTGGAAGCGGCCCTCAAGACCGCGGGCATTCCCCACCAAGGCGCGTTCCTCGATCCCACGGGGGTCAAGGTGCGCTTTACCGACACCGACACCCAGCTCAAGGCCAAGGACCTGCTGGCGACCCAGCTCGGCGAGCAGTACGTGGTGGCCTTGAACCTACTCTCCAGCTCGCCCCGCTGGCTCGCCGCCATCCGCGCCCTTCCCATGTACCTGGGCCTGGACCTGCGGGGCGGCGTCCACTTTCTGCTGCAGGTGGACATGAAGGCGGCGGTGGAGAGGGCCGCCGAGCGCTACGTCAACGACCTGCGCACCCTGTTGCGCGAGAACAAGATCGCCTACGGCGGCATCAGCCGCACCGGCACCACGGTCCAGGTCCGCTTCCGGGATCCCGCCGCCCGCGCCGAAGCGGTAAAGCTGATCGAGAAAAATTATCCGGAGCTCCTCCTGCGAGAGGAGGCCCAGGGAGGTGAACTCCTGCTCTCGGCCACTTTGAGGCCCGAGGCCGAGAAGCGGGTGCAGGAACTCGCCCTGCAGCAGAACCTGACCACCCTGCGCAACCGGGTGAACGAGCTGGGCGTGGCAGAACCCATCATCCAGCAGCAGGGCTCGGACCGCATCGTGGTCCAGCTCCCGGGCGTCCAGGACACGGCCAAGGCCAAGGAGATCCTGGGGCGCACCGCCACCCTGGAGATCCGCCTGGTGGACGAGACCCACGATCCCCTGGAAGCGGAGCGCACCGGCAATCTCCCCCTGGGGACCGAGCTCTACCGGGACCGGGACGGCACGCCCCTCCTGGTGAAAAAGAGCGTGGTGCTGACCGGCGAGCGCATCACCGACGCCCAGCCGGGCTTCGACAGCCGCACGGGAGAGCCGGCGGTCCACGTGACCCTGGACGGCACGGGCGCTCGGATCTTCAAGAACGTCACCCGCGAAAACGTGGGCAAGCGCATGGCGATCCTGCTGATCGAGAAGGGCCAGGCGGAGGTGATCACCGCCCCGGTCATCCGGGAGGAAATCGGCGGCGGGCGGGTGCAGATCAGCGGGCGCATGAACACCGAGGAGGCGCGGGACATCGCGCTCCTCCTGCGGGCCGGGGCCCTGGCCGCGCCCATGGAGATCGTGGAGGAGCGCACCGTCGGCCCCAGCCTGGGCCGGGAGAACATCGAGAAGGGCTTCGACTCCACCCTCTACGGCTTCGTCGCCATCGCGGCCTTCATGTGCGTCTACTACCGGGTGTTCGGCGTCATCGCCGTCGTGGCGCTGGCGACCAACGTGTTCCTGCTGGTGGCGATCATGTCCATGCTGCAGGCGACCCTGACGCTACCCGGCATCGCTGGCATCGCCTTGACCGTGGGCATGGCCATCGACGCCAACGTGCTCATCATCGAGCGCATCCGCGAGGAGCTCAAGAACGGCAATACCCCCCAGGCGGCCATCCACGCGGGCTATCAGCGGGCCTTCGACACCATCCTGGACTCCAACATCACCACCCTGATCGCGGGTTTTGCCCTGTTCTGGCTCGGTTCCGGCCCGGTGCGCGGCTTCGCCGTGACCCTGTGCATCGGCATCCTCACTTCCATCTTCAGCGCGGTCATGGTGTCCCGCGCCATCACCAACCTGATCTACGGCCGCCAGCGGCGCCTCGAGCGCCTGCCGGTGTAG
- the nhaP2 gene encoding K(+)/H(+) antiporter NhaP2: MASGAGARRVSANPPLHLRMDAVNQLILFGGLLALAAIVLTAAASRSGAPLLLVFLGVGMLAGEDGIGGVRFDDFELSFFVGNLALAVILFDGGLRTRYESFRAGLWPAVSLATVGVAVTAGVTGFLAARLLDLPLLEGLLIGAIVGSTDAAAVFALLHTRGMQLKQRVAATLEIESGSNDPMAVFLTVVLIELLLAGKTTLDATVLASFVQQMGLGAVLGIAAGHALAWLIDRLTLVAAGLYPLLALSGGLLAFGLTGLLGGSGFLAVYLAGLTLGNRRPRGELYILRVHDGLAWLAQIGMFLLLGLLATPTRLLEVAVPGLVVALALMLVARPVAVLLSLAPFRFPWREQAFIAWVGLRGAVPIVLAVFPLFAGLENAYLYFNVAFFVVLVSLVVQGWTIAPLARLLGLEAPPLSEPVQRLEIDYPERSGFEVVGYRLAEESAAVGLSLQDLPLPATARLVSVVRQGQTLPPTADQVLRPGDAVYVWLRTEDVERVSKIFGPQPPEALTDAQYFGIFVIHPEAELEGLAAVYGFEVPERAKGLTVGEFLARSFSGRPVVGDRVRLGGVELVVKEVNHGEVTQASLVLRRAGSGGAVAE; this comes from the coding sequence ATGGCCTCAGGCGCCGGCGCCCGCCGCGTATCCGCAAATCCGCCCCTCCATCTCCGAATGGACGCTGTCAATCAGCTCATCCTGTTCGGCGGCCTGCTGGCCCTCGCCGCCATCGTGCTCACCGCCGCCGCCTCCCGCAGCGGCGCGCCGCTCCTGCTCGTGTTCCTGGGGGTCGGCATGCTGGCCGGAGAGGACGGCATCGGCGGCGTGCGCTTCGATGACTTCGAGCTTTCCTTTTTCGTCGGCAACCTGGCCCTGGCGGTCATCCTGTTCGACGGGGGCCTGCGCACCCGCTACGAGAGCTTCCGCGCCGGCCTGTGGCCCGCCGTGTCCCTCGCCACCGTGGGCGTCGCCGTCACGGCGGGCGTGACCGGCTTCCTCGCCGCCCGCCTCCTCGACCTTCCCTTGTTGGAGGGGCTGCTGATCGGCGCCATCGTGGGGTCCACCGACGCCGCCGCCGTGTTTGCCCTGCTCCATACCCGCGGCATGCAGCTCAAGCAGCGGGTGGCCGCGACGCTGGAGATCGAGTCCGGCAGCAACGATCCCATGGCGGTGTTCCTGACCGTCGTCCTGATCGAGCTGCTGCTCGCCGGCAAGACCACCCTGGACGCGACGGTCCTCGCGAGCTTCGTGCAGCAGATGGGCCTCGGCGCCGTGCTCGGCATCGCGGCGGGCCACGCCCTCGCCTGGCTGATCGATCGCCTGACCCTGGTGGCGGCGGGGCTATACCCGCTGCTCGCCTTGTCGGGGGGACTGCTCGCCTTCGGGCTCACGGGGCTGCTGGGCGGCAGCGGCTTTCTCGCGGTGTACCTAGCGGGGCTCACCTTGGGCAACCGCCGCCCCCGAGGCGAGCTCTACATCCTGCGGGTGCACGACGGGCTCGCCTGGCTCGCCCAGATCGGCATGTTCCTGCTCCTCGGGCTGCTCGCCACGCCCACCAGGCTCCTGGAGGTGGCGGTGCCCGGGCTGGTGGTGGCGCTGGCGTTGATGCTGGTGGCGCGTCCCGTCGCCGTGTTGCTAAGCCTGGCGCCCTTCCGCTTTCCCTGGCGTGAGCAGGCCTTCATCGCCTGGGTGGGGCTACGGGGAGCGGTGCCCATCGTGCTGGCGGTCTTCCCCCTGTTCGCCGGCCTGGAAAACGCCTACCTCTATTTCAACGTGGCCTTCTTCGTGGTGCTGGTGTCCCTGGTGGTGCAGGGGTGGACCATCGCGCCCCTCGCCCGGCTGCTCGGGCTGGAGGCACCGCCGCTGAGCGAGCCAGTGCAGCGCCTGGAGATCGACTACCCCGAGCGCAGCGGCTTCGAAGTGGTGGGGTACCGGCTTGCGGAGGAATCGGCGGCGGTGGGCCTGTCCCTCCAGGACCTGCCCCTGCCCGCGACGGCCCGGCTGGTGAGCGTCGTGCGCCAGGGCCAAACGTTGCCGCCCACCGCCGACCAGGTGCTGCGGCCGGGGGACGCGGTCTACGTGTGGCTGCGCACCGAAGATGTGGAGCGGGTGTCGAAGATCTTCGGCCCCCAGCCGCCCGAGGCCCTCACCGACGCCCAGTACTTCGGCATTTTCGTCATTCACCCCGAGGCCGAGCTGGAGGGGCTCGCCGCCGTCTACGGGTTCGAGGTGCCCGAGCGGGCGAAGGGGCTGACCGTAGGGGAGTTCCTGGCCCGCTCCTTCAGCGGCCGACCAGTGGTAGGCGACCGGGTACGCTTGGGGGGCGTGGAGCTGGTGGTGAAGGAGGTGAACCACGGCGAAGTCACCCAGGCGAGCCTGGTGCTGCGGCGGGCCGGATCGGGCGGCGCCGTCGCGGAGTAG
- a CDS encoding glutathione S-transferase yields MKLLGSLTSPFVRKVRIVMAEKRIECDFEQHDPWDEATPIPRLNPLGKVPVLLMDDGTALFDSRVIVEYLDGLTPVSRLIPDNGRPRVMVRRWEALADGVLEAAIAVYREGKRPAAQQSGAWIERQQRKVSAGLEMMAEELGEKNWCHGEGYSLADIAVGCCLGWLGFRLPDLDWAGAHPNLKRLYDKLSKRPSFTDTAPPKP; encoded by the coding sequence ATGAAGCTTCTCGGATCCCTGACCAGCCCCTTCGTGCGCAAAGTACGGATCGTGATGGCGGAAAAGCGCATCGAGTGCGATTTCGAGCAACACGATCCCTGGGACGAAGCCACCCCCATCCCCCGGCTCAATCCCCTGGGCAAAGTACCCGTCCTCCTCATGGACGACGGCACCGCCCTGTTCGACTCCCGGGTGATCGTGGAATACCTGGACGGGCTCACGCCCGTCTCCCGGCTCATCCCCGACAACGGCCGCCCCCGGGTGATGGTGCGCCGCTGGGAGGCCCTCGCCGACGGGGTGCTGGAGGCGGCCATCGCCGTCTATCGGGAGGGCAAGCGGCCGGCCGCCCAGCAGAGCGGGGCGTGGATCGAGCGGCAGCAACGGAAGGTCTCCGCCGGCCTGGAAATGATGGCCGAAGAGCTGGGGGAGAAGAACTGGTGCCACGGAGAAGGCTATTCCCTCGCCGACATCGCGGTGGGCTGCTGCCTAGGGTGGCTCGGCTTCCGGCTGCCCGACCTGGATTGGGCCGGCGCCCACCCCAACCTCAAGCGGCTCTACGACAAGCTCAGCAAGCGCCCCTCTTTCACCGACACCGCACCGCCCAAGCCATGA
- the secF gene encoding protein-export membrane protein SecF, whose product MLEIIRLQRDIPFMKYARATIIVSSMFFALAVGALIFRGLNLGVDFTGGTVMEVAYPNAADLPKIRETLSRAGFGDAVAQAFGTARDVLIRLPVREGVTSAQLSEQVLAALKAADAAVELQRVEFVGPQVGAELLYDGSLALLVVTIGIMIYLAVRFEWRFAVGAIVATAHDIVFILGLFALFQWEFSLTVLAAVLAILGYSVNDTVVVFDRIRENFKKMRKASTAEIIDHSITQTLARTVILSGTTQLMVLAILFFGGETLFNFALALTIGIVVGTYSSVLVASPVVMWLGVSRADFVKPEKKSQADATP is encoded by the coding sequence ATGCTCGAAATCATCCGCCTCCAGCGCGACATCCCGTTCATGAAATACGCCCGGGCGACGATCATCGTCTCCTCGATGTTCTTCGCCCTCGCCGTGGGGGCGCTGATCTTCCGGGGCTTGAACCTGGGAGTGGACTTCACTGGCGGCACGGTCATGGAGGTGGCTTATCCGAACGCCGCCGACCTGCCGAAGATCCGGGAGACCTTGAGCCGCGCCGGTTTCGGCGACGCCGTCGCCCAGGCGTTCGGCACCGCCCGCGACGTGCTGATCCGGCTCCCGGTGCGGGAGGGCGTCACCTCGGCCCAGCTCTCGGAGCAGGTGCTCGCCGCCCTCAAGGCGGCCGACGCCGCGGTCGAGCTCCAGCGGGTCGAGTTCGTCGGCCCCCAGGTGGGGGCGGAGCTGCTCTACGACGGGTCGCTGGCCCTGCTAGTGGTCACCATCGGCATCATGATCTACCTGGCGGTGCGCTTCGAGTGGCGCTTCGCCGTGGGCGCCATCGTCGCCACGGCCCACGACATCGTGTTCATCCTGGGCCTGTTCGCCCTGTTCCAGTGGGAATTCTCCCTCACGGTGCTGGCTGCGGTGCTGGCGATCCTGGGCTATTCGGTCAACGACACCGTGGTGGTGTTCGACCGCATCCGGGAGAACTTCAAGAAGATGCGCAAGGCGAGCACGGCCGAGATCATCGACCACTCCATCACCCAGACCCTGGCGCGCACCGTGATCCTGTCGGGCACGACCCAGCTCATGGTGCTCGCCATTCTGTTCTTCGGCGGCGAGACGCTGTTCAACTTCGCCCTGGCCCTCACCATCGGCATCGTGGTCGGCACCTACTCGTCGGTGCTGGTGGCGAGCCCCGTGGTGATGTGGCTCGGGGTTTCCCGCGCCGATTTCGTGAAGCCGGAGAAAAAGAGCCAGGCGGACGCGACGCCGTAA
- the queA gene encoding S-adenosylmethionine:tRNA ribosyltransferase-isomerase gives MRLSDFDFHLPRELIAQTPAADRSASRLLHLDGKTGAVQDLQFQDLPRLVHPGDLLVFNDTRVIKARLRGRKRSGGQVEVLVERVLGEHEALAQVRASKSPREGSELVLAGEIPATVLGREGPFFRLRFHDEADLFTLLERHGEVPLPPYIEHAPDTEDERRYQTVYARIPGAVAAPTAGLHFDEAMLERLRQAGAETAFLTLHVGAGTFQPVREEDLSRHVMHAEWYRIPEETVAAVERARARGGRVLAVGTTTLRALEAAAARGNLRPGADETNLFILPGYRFRVVERLLTNFHLPRSTLLMLVSAFGGLESIRRAYAHAVEQRYRFFSYGDAMLIERQQS, from the coding sequence ATGCGGCTCTCCGACTTCGACTTCCACCTGCCGCGGGAACTCATCGCCCAGACCCCGGCGGCCGACCGCAGCGCCAGCCGTCTGTTGCACCTGGACGGCAAAACCGGCGCGGTGCAGGACCTCCAGTTCCAGGACCTGCCCCGGCTCGTGCACCCCGGGGACCTGCTGGTGTTCAACGACACCCGGGTGATCAAGGCGCGGCTCCGGGGCCGGAAGCGCTCGGGCGGCCAGGTGGAGGTCCTGGTGGAGCGGGTGCTGGGCGAGCACGAGGCCCTGGCCCAGGTGCGGGCCAGCAAATCCCCCCGGGAGGGGAGCGAGCTGGTGCTGGCGGGGGAAATCCCGGCGACGGTGCTGGGCAGGGAAGGGCCCTTCTTCCGGCTGCGCTTCCACGACGAAGCCGACCTCTTCACCCTGCTGGAACGCCACGGGGAAGTGCCCTTGCCGCCCTACATCGAGCACGCACCCGATACCGAGGACGAGCGCCGTTACCAGACCGTCTACGCCCGCATCCCCGGCGCGGTGGCGGCGCCCACCGCCGGGCTGCATTTCGACGAGGCGATGCTGGAGCGGCTGCGCCAGGCGGGGGCGGAAACGGCTTTCCTCACCCTGCATGTGGGTGCGGGAACGTTCCAGCCGGTGCGGGAGGAGGACCTCTCGCGCCACGTGATGCACGCCGAGTGGTACCGCATTCCCGAGGAGACCGTGGCGGCGGTGGAGCGCGCCCGCGCCCGGGGCGGCCGGGTGCTGGCGGTGGGCACCACGACCCTGCGCGCCCTGGAAGCGGCCGCCGCCCGGGGAAACTTACGCCCCGGCGCCGACGAGACCAATCTGTTCATCCTGCCCGGCTACCGCTTCCGGGTGGTGGAACGCCTGCTCACCAATTTCCATCTGCCCAGGTCGACCCTGCTCATGCTGGTCTCGGCCTTCGGCGGCCTCGAGTCCATCCGCCGGGCTTATGCCCACGCCGTGGAACAGCGCTACCGCTTCTTCAGCTACGGCGACGCCATGCTGATCGAAAGGCAGCAGAGCTAA